Part of the Methanothermobacter sp. MT-2 genome is shown below.
CTAATATGACTGGTATGTTAGCGGCAAATGCGATCTCGGCTGATGAATATGGAACTTTTTCGTTAAGCAGCCCTGTCACACTACTCATAACACCTTCTATGATAACAATATCATATGATGAATCTTTTAACCTGTTGATAACATCTTTTAGTGGCATCCATCCTAGGTCGGCTATTTTTATCGATGAATATTCTTCCATTTTTTCTTTCACAAGGTAAAGTGCTGGTACTATATCCCTAACATCGGGTCCCACTTTTAGAATTCCAACATGGAATCCCTTCTTGCGGAGTGCGCCTGCAATACCCGTGGTTATAAATGTTTTACCAGAACCAGAACCTGTACTTGCCACCATTATCATCAGCGGATACTTAGATTTTCTCCTCCCACCATCTGGAACCCTGATTTTAGTGTTAATGGCCAATTCAGATTTTATCTTTTTAATAAGGATATTGTTAAGTTCCAAAGCCTTCTTTTTGTCCTTTTCGTTCGCATCTAAAAATTTTAGGATGTTTTCAACGAGTCTTGGATTGTAATCTAAACAACCATGGATTAGTGTGCCTACAACATTCCCATCATCGTTACAAACCCCTGATAGGATCTCCCTAGGATTATCTTTATAGTCGCTTCTTTTTATCTTTGAGTAGAATATGGGCTTTGCATCTCCTTTTATCTCTCCGTAGGTATGGCAATGAAATCCTTGGATAGTGGTGCCAACAAGATCCTTTGTCATGAAGGATTCGCCCACTACAGAGGCTTCAACCCTATCATTGCTTATCATAGGCTCAAAATTAACATTTAGAAGGCCTAAACCTTCCCTTTTAATGGGATAAGGTGATCTTCGGCCTATATTGGTTTCTTTTCCTAGTACTTGGAATCCTGAGCATATACCTATAATGAAACCGTCTTTTGAGATTTTTTTGACTTCAAGGGCGAAATCTGGGTTTATTGAACCAGATTCTATTATGGTGCCGCCTGGAATTATCAGACCATCTAGTATCTTGTGGGCTGGTTCGCCTTTGATTAGACCGTTTTCTTTAACGATATCTGTTGGTAAGTTGCCGAAGTCTTCAAATGCCGGTACTGAACCTTTTAGGTATGCTAATCCTATCCTCATTTTTGGTCATCTTTCAAGTATTGATCTGATCTCTAACATTGTTTTCATGATCTTCCAATCTTCTAGGGGTTTTGCCTGTAACTGTAAACCTACTGGGATCCCCTTAACGTCACCTACTTTCATGTTAGCGGCTGGTATCCCTGCAAGGTTAGCTATAACAGTTAAAACGTCATATGAGTACATTTCCATGGGTGTGAGTGTTGTTCCAATCTTGTGAGGTAATTTGGGTACGGTCGGTCCTAATATGACATCCACATTTTTTAAAATGTTTTTTATTTCTCTTCTTATGAGTGAGCGGGCTTGGAGGGCTCGCCTATAATATTTGCCTGAGAATTCTTTCTGGCTTATATATGATCCGATTTGTATCCTTCTTAGGACTTCTTCGCCGCAGACATCCTCAATCTTGTACCCGTATTTTCTACCATCATATTTTCTTGTGGCGGAAAAGAATTCCACATAATTTATTAGATAATAGGTTGGTAGGCAAAGGTCAATGTATCTAAAGGGGAGTTCAACCACTTTAAAGCCTTCTTCCTTGACTAGGTCAATGGTATCATCTATTATATCAACTATAGGATCATCTGTAACTTCCTGGAACTCTCTCACAACCCCAAAGGTTAAATCATGGCCCTCTTCTTCATTGAATAGTTTGGTGAATGATGTCCCCTCAAATTTTATCGTTGTAGGATCCCTGGGATCATAACCGCTTATAACATCAAATAGGATAGCCAGACCATATAGGTCATTTGCCAGGGGCCCTATCTGGTCGAAGCTCATGGCAAGATCAAGCAGACCCTGCCGGGATACGAAACCATAGGTTGGTTTGAATCCGTAGACTCCACAATGCGATGCTGGGTTTCTTATGGAGCCACCTGTATCTGATCCAAGCGCCAAGTCGCATAGTTCAGCTGCTATTGCAGCTGCGCTACCCCCACTTGAACCTCCTGGGATTCTTCCCTTTGCCGCGGGATTGTCTGTCACGCCAAAATAGGATGTTTCTGTTGAGCTGCCAGCCGCAAACTCGTCCATGTTAGTCATCCCAATGATTATACCATCTTCTTTTTTTATTCTTTCTATGACAGTGGCATCATAACTTCCCAGGTAATTTTCAAGTGTTTTAGAAGCTGCCGAAACTGTGAAATCTTTAACATTAATATTACTTTTCACACCAATTACTAGACCTGCTAATCTACCAACATTCTCACCCTTCGATATTCTTGAATCGATTTCAGCAGCCTTTCTAATGGCATATTCACGATTAACCTCTATAAAAGCATTTATCCCTGGATCTTTTTTTTCTATGGTCTTGAGGAAACTTTCAACATTTTCTTCTGCTGTTAGTTCATGACCTTTGATCGCTCCAAGTTTACTAGTAATATCCATCGATAACACCTTAATAGTGATAAATTATCATACACATATAAGATTTTATCCACATAAGCCGTTTATGGTGAGCAGATGAAAAAAACTCTACTACTAAGAAAAAGTGACATCAAAAACCTCATAGACATGAATGACATCCTAAAAGCTGTGGAAAAGGCATTCAAAGAATATGCTCTCGGCAAGGTCCAAATGCCCCCAAAAAGTTACCTGTTCTTTCCTGAGGGCGATTTCAGGATAATGCCATCATACCTAGAATATTCCCAGGTGGCCGGTGTCAAATGTGTTAATTCACACCCAAAAAATCCAAAAAAATATTCCCTACCCACTGTAATGGCCATCATAGAATTAATAGATCCCACGGATGGCTTCCCACTCACAATAATGGACGGCACTTGGATCACCGATATGAGAACTGGGGCGGCCGGCGGCATATCAGCAAAATATCTTGCAAGACCAGACTCAAAAAAACTTGGTATAATAGGGGCTGGTAGACAAGCACGCACACAGCTTATGGCCATCAAAAACGTGTTGGATATTGAGGAAGTTACTGTATATTGTCGCACACCATCAGCTAGAGAGAAATTTGCAAAAGAAACATCCAAGAAATATAATATAGATGTTAAACCTGCGAAAACGGCCCGGGAAGCTGTTAAAGGCAAGGATATAATAGTCACAGCAACCCCTTCAACCAAACCTGTCATAGAATTGGAATGGACACCCCCAGGCGTCCATATATGTGCGATAGGTGCTGACGCTCCCGGCAAACAAGAACTGGATCCAAGGATCCTCATAGAGGGGCGGATTTTCGTCGATTCATGGGAACAAGCCTCCCATAGCGGTGAAATAAACGTACCCCTCAGGGAGGGTATAATATCCAAGGAGGATATAAAAGGTACTCTGGGCCAAGTCATAATAGGTGAAGTCCCTGGAAGGACTAGTGAGGATGAAATAACAATCTTTGATTCAACAGGCCTTTCAGTACAGGATATGGCAACAGCATCATTAATATATGAGAGAGCATTAAAAGAAAAAAGAGGAATCCCCATAAACTTCATGGGGTGACCCTCCCCCTGGGGGCTTGCAAAGTTGAGGAGTTCATCTCCCCTGTTTCACGCCCCCCTCCCGGGGACGGTCACCAGGCCCCCACACACTTCCCGAGGAGTGGGCTACCTTATGAAAAAAAGGTAGTATTTGAATTTACTTATATCCTTGTATACTTCTCTTTCAAGTGTGGGGGTAAAAGTAACAGGGAGATAAAAAAAATTATATCAAAAAAAAGTATAGATTATAGTGTAGGAGATGTTCTAATGGAATCTTATATTAGCAGTATTTTAGTTCGGATGGATCATGTTTGTGAGAGGATGAAGATTCTCAGCAGGACTAGGGTGCTTAAAAGGGAGGATATTGAAAAAATAGATTATCACTTGACCCAGATCATGAAGGTACTTAATGAGTGCGCCTAGCGTGGTTAAATGCTAGATGTTCTCATTTTCGCCGCAACCTCCTTTATGATTGGACTTTCAGGTGCCATGGCCCCAGGCCCCCTTTTAACGGTCACGATTTCTGATTCCCTTAAGAAAGGATTCAGGACTGGGCCATTGTTAGTGTTGGGTCATGTTATAGGGGAGGTTTTTATTATTTTGCTTATATTAGCCGGTTTGGGGTGGTTGATAGCTTCTTCTTTGGCATCCACTTTGATAGGTTTGGTGGGTGGGGTTGTGATGATATTCATGGGTTTAAGTATGATGAGGGATACTAGTCTTGAAGTTGAGGTTGGTGGGTTTGAGGATTTTGGTTCTGTATCTAAGGGTCTTGTGACTAGTGTTTCAAATCCGTATTTTTTTATATGGTGGGGTACGATAGGCGCTGCATTGATGCTTAAAGGCATGGAAGTGGCGAAATTGGCGGGTTTGGCGGCTTTTCTTATTGGGCATTGGTCTTCTGATTTTGCATGGTATAGTATTGTGTCATTTTTCTCTTCTAGGGGTAAACTGGTATTGAGGGGTGGTTACAAGTTTATAATAGTGGCTTGTGGCATTTTTCTTATTGTAGTTGGGTTATATTTTATTGTCACATCTTCACTAACCCGAATAATATAAGGCATATTGTAACCTATAATTTTTTTTGATGAGGAAAGCTATTGTATTTGATAATTCGGGAACTCTCACTGAAAGATACCGGGCTATTAAAAAAATTGAGACAGGTAAAATCTGTGATTTTGTAAGTTCATTAGATCTGGTGGATTATAAGAGGAATAGGGCTCTTGTGGTCCTCCAGACAGATCCTGCATCTTGTATAATTAATGCTAAGCCAGACCAGACCATATACAAGTTCATAACACGGAATAATATAGATTTAGGTATAAGCTATTCAAATATTGATATAACTAAGGAAGAGATTTTAAACATCCTAAAAAATGATAACTCCCAAGTGAAGGATATACAGGATACTATAAGGGCTGTTTTAGATAAAGGCTATGATATTGAGATATGTAGTGGTTCAGGATTCATAATCAACATGGAGACCAGGATGGTTGAATTTACCTTAACAGCTGGGGGTAAATTATTCCCAGGAGTCCTAGAGGTTATATCAGAGCTTAAAAAGAGGAATATGGACATTTATGTTGCTTCTGGTGACAGGAAAGGTGCCCTGGAGAAACTTGCAATCACAATTAATATACCAACTTCAAATGTCTTTGCTACAGTAGATACAAAAGGAAAGGCCCTTGTCATAAGAAAGCTCAAGAAAAAGTATGATAAAGTCATGATGGTTGGAGATGGTCTCAATGATATATTAGCGCTTAAAGAAGCAGATTTAGGTGTTTTAACCCTCCAACAGAGCAAAGTTAATGATAGGCTTTTAGAAGCTGCTGATGTTGTCATATATAATATAAGGGAACTTCTAGATGTGAAATTTTGAAACTTGTGATTTATAATCTTTTTATTAGTTTTTGTATTCTTGATTTGCTTTTTAGAACATTCTGATAATTGTTAAGTTCTATTATACCCTTTTTCACGTGTTTGAGTAGGTTTAAGTTGAGGGTGCCTTCTCCAACTGGTAGGTGTTCATCCTTTTTACCATTATTGTCATTTATATGATGGTATGCTATATTTTCAATTTTAAAGAATTTTTCAAGGTCTTCTGTTGTATTGGCATGGCCAATGTCTACTGTAGCGAAACAGTCACAGGCTTTGATGAATTGTTCATGTTCTATTGGATTGTTGCAAAGATAGGAGTATTTTCCTGGCATGTTTTCAATGGAAAGTTTAACTTCAAGGTCATCCGCGTAAATGGAGCATTCTTTTAATGTTTCCTTCGCGAATTCCATGGCCATTTTCCTTATTCTATCATCTTTTCTGTGTATGAGTCCTGGGTGGGTTGTTATGGTAGTTGCATTGATATGATAGGCTAAGTCTATGGTTTCCATTGTCTGTTTTTTGGTTTCTTCTCTGATCCCCTGGTTTATGCTGGCGGGGTTAAGGTCTATTGTAGGTGCATGTAGGAACAGTTCAACATCATAGGATTCAAGGGTTTCTGGGAACATTTTATCTTCTAGTAATCTTCTGGGCCAATATGGGCCTTCGCAGAGTATTTCTATGAGTTGGAAGCCGTCTTTTGATGCTATTTCCAACATTTCTTCGAGTGATTTCATGAATAATGCTAGGGTGGAAAATCCAAGTTTCATGTTGAATCACTTTTATTTTTTTGGGGATAAATTTATATATATCAAAAACTGATATATCACAAAACTTATATATTGTGGAGTACACCCCTATGAAAGACTACAAAAATCACCTAATAAAAAGTTTCATGAGAGGATTCGGGAAAACAATAATCCTACTCATGATAAATAAAAAAAGAACCCATGGATACGAGATAATGAAAAAACTCCACAAATTCTATTCAATAAGAGGCGTATCCAACAAAATAAAACCACCAGGCCCAAGTATAATCTACCCAATACTACACGAACTCGAAGATAAAGGCCTTATAAAAGGCGAATGGGAGCTTAAAGGCGGTAAAAGAGTGAAATACTACAATATAACACCCCAAGGCGAAGAAACAGTCAAAAAAATCAAATATATAATGGAAAATCATGTCACGAAGATCTGGGAAGAATTCTGGGAAGACATACCACCAAAAAGAAAGGATGTGAACAGATGAAATACGCCATAGAAACCTTCAATCTAACAAAAAAATATGGAGACTTCACAGCAGTCAACAAACTAAACATGAAAATAGAAAAAAAGACAATATTCGGATTCCTAGGCCCCAATGGAGCTGGTAAAACAACCACGATAAAAATGCTCACATGCCTCATACCACCCACAGAAGGCACAGCCAAAGTCGCAGGATACGACATAATAAAAGAACCAGACGGTGTAAGACAAAAAATAGGAATGGTACCACAACTTGTAAGCCTATACAAAGACCTTACAGTAAGAGAAAACGTGGAATTATGCGCCGATTTTTATGGAATGCCACCAGAATTAAAAGAAGAGAGAATAAACGAACTCATGGAAATGGTCGACATAAAATACGCAGAAAACAAACTTGTAAGACACCTATCAGGCGGACAACAACAAAAAGTCTCCCTAGTAGCCAGCCTAATACACCAACCAGAAATCCTATTCCTGGATGAGCCAACCATTGGCCTAGACCCAACAACCAAAAGAGTACTATGGGATCTCATAGGCGAACTAAACGATGAAGGACACACCATAATACTCTGCTCACACGACATGTACGAAGTAGAATTACTCTGCGACCACGTAGGCATAATAAACCAGGGAATCCTCGCAGCCTTCGACACCCCCCAGGCACTTAAAGACACCGTAATCAAAGAAAAAGAGTCAAAAATAGCTAAAATATTAAAAAGGATAGAAGAAGAAGGTGGAAAAACCGGAATGGTTGAAAGAGAAGGTAAAGAAATAAGCGTATTCATAGTTAACCTCACAGATAAAATCATCAATGAAATAAGGAAACTACCAATGACAATGGAAGTTAAAAAGCACCACAGTAACCGTATAACAATAAAAATAAACGAAAGCTCAAACAACGGCGTTAACGCAGTTATAAAAACCATCCTAGACAATAACGGGATTATAAAATCTATCTCAACAAAGGACCCAAGTTTGGAGGATGTATTCATAAAAGTAACATCCAAGAAGGTGGAATAAACCATGGAAACAAAAAAAGTCATGTGGATGATCAAAAAAGACCTA
Proteins encoded:
- a CDS encoding cobyrinic acid a,c-diamide synthase-related protein; the encoded protein is MRIGLAYLKGSVPAFEDFGNLPTDIVKENGLIKGEPAHKILDGLIIPGGTIIESGSINPDFALEVKKISKDGFIIGICSGFQVLGKETNIGRRSPYPIKREGLGLLNVNFEPMISNDRVEASVVGESFMTKDLVGTTIQGFHCHTYGEIKGDAKPIFYSKIKRSDYKDNPREILSGVCNDDGNVVGTLIHGCLDYNPRLVENILKFLDANEKDKKKALELNNILIKKIKSELAINTKIRVPDGGRRKSKYPLMIMVASTGSGSGKTFITTGIAGALRKKGFHVGILKVGPDVRDIVPALYLVKEKMEEYSSIKIADLGWMPLKDVINRLKDSSYDIVIIEGVMSSVTGLLNEKVPYSSAEIAFAANIPVILVSNCSKGGIESAALDIVAHGKLMRKLGIDIKAVILNRVYDDEIFRKAADFIGHALDCDFIYKLPKVNISERGGTPEIEIRLEDFCLTALKTVEENINVSEIFSLAREPSFKGYIPIEVLDRKFKEGL
- a CDS encoding aspartyl/glutamyl-tRNA(Asn/Gln) amidotransferase subunit A translates to MDITSKLGAIKGHELTAEENVESFLKTIEKKDPGINAFIEVNREYAIRKAAEIDSRISKGENVGRLAGLVIGVKSNINVKDFTVSAASKTLENYLGSYDATVIERIKKEDGIIIGMTNMDEFAAGSSTETSYFGVTDNPAAKGRIPGGSSGGSAAAIAAELCDLALGSDTGGSIRNPASHCGVYGFKPTYGFVSRQGLLDLAMSFDQIGPLANDLYGLAILFDVISGYDPRDPTTIKFEGTSFTKLFNEEEGHDLTFGVVREFQEVTDDPIVDIIDDTIDLVKEEGFKVVELPFRYIDLCLPTYYLINYVEFFSATRKYDGRKYGYKIEDVCGEEVLRRIQIGSYISQKEFSGKYYRRALQARSLIRREIKNILKNVDVILGPTVPKLPHKIGTTLTPMEMYSYDVLTVIANLAGIPAANMKVGDVKGIPVGLQLQAKPLEDWKIMKTMLEIRSILER
- a CDS encoding alanine dehydrogenase — encoded protein: MKKTLLLRKSDIKNLIDMNDILKAVEKAFKEYALGKVQMPPKSYLFFPEGDFRIMPSYLEYSQVAGVKCVNSHPKNPKKYSLPTVMAIIELIDPTDGFPLTIMDGTWITDMRTGAAGGISAKYLARPDSKKLGIIGAGRQARTQLMAIKNVLDIEEVTVYCRTPSAREKFAKETSKKYNIDVKPAKTAREAVKGKDIIVTATPSTKPVIELEWTPPGVHICAIGADAPGKQELDPRILIEGRIFVDSWEQASHSGEINVPLREGIISKEDIKGTLGQVIIGEVPGRTSEDEITIFDSTGLSVQDMATASLIYERALKEKRGIPINFMG
- a CDS encoding predicted ATPase, which gives rise to MRKAIVFDNSGTLTERYRAIKKIETGKICDFVSSLDLVDYKRNRALVVLQTDPASCIINAKPDQTIYKFITRNNIDLGISYSNIDITKEEILNILKNDNSQVKDIQDTIRAVLDKGYDIEICSGSGFIINMETRMVEFTLTAGGKLFPGVLEVISELKKRNMDIYVASGDRKGALEKLAITINIPTSNVFATVDTKGKALVIRKLKKKYDKVMMVGDGLNDILALKEADLGVLTLQQSKVNDRLLEAADVVIYNIRELLDVKF
- a CDS encoding xylose isomerase; protein product: MKLGFSTLALFMKSLEEMLEIASKDGFQLIEILCEGPYWPRRLLEDKMFPETLESYDVELFLHAPTIDLNPASINQGIREETKKQTMETIDLAYHINATTITTHPGLIHRKDDRIRKMAMEFAKETLKECSIYADDLEVKLSIENMPGKYSYLCNNPIEHEQFIKACDCFATVDIGHANTTEDLEKFFKIENIAYHHINDNNGKKDEHLPVGEGTLNLNLLKHVKKGIIELNNYQNVLKSKSRIQKLIKRL
- a CDS encoding ABC transporter ATP-binding protein, with protein sequence MKYAIETFNLTKKYGDFTAVNKLNMKIEKKTIFGFLGPNGAGKTTTIKMLTCLIPPTEGTAKVAGYDIIKEPDGVRQKIGMVPQLVSLYKDLTVRENVELCADFYGMPPELKEERINELMEMVDIKYAENKLVRHLSGGQQQKVSLVASLIHQPEILFLDEPTIGLDPTTKRVLWDLIGELNDEGHTIILCSHDMYEVELLCDHVGIINQGILAAFDTPQALKDTVIKEKESKIAKILKRIEEEGGKTGMVEREGKEISVFIVNLTDKIINEIRKLPMTMEVKKHHSNRITIKINESSNNGVNAVIKTILDNNGIIKSISTKDPSLEDVFIKVTSKKVE